In the genome of Romeriopsis navalis LEGE 11480, one region contains:
- the rplI gene encoding 50S ribosomal protein L9: protein MAKRVQVVLSQDVRKLGKLGDLVEVAPGYARNYLMPKGIGLEVTPGVLKQVERRKELERQRQEELKAEAAKQQAAIEKAGKLTIEKNVGEEDAIFGTVTNQEIADAIKSLASVEVDKRHVEVPSVSKIGDYTAEVELHPEVKISVEFSVVAAEAAE, encoded by the coding sequence ATGGCAAAACGGGTTCAGGTGGTCCTCTCACAGGACGTACGGAAATTAGGTAAGCTCGGTGACTTGGTAGAAGTTGCCCCCGGTTATGCACGCAACTATCTGATGCCTAAGGGTATTGGTCTAGAAGTGACACCCGGCGTACTGAAGCAAGTCGAGCGCCGCAAGGAGCTTGAGCGTCAGCGTCAGGAAGAGCTGAAGGCGGAAGCAGCCAAGCAACAGGCCGCGATCGAGAAAGCTGGCAAGCTGACCATCGAGAAAAATGTTGGTGAAGAAGATGCCATCTTTGGTACCGTCACTAACCAAGAAATCGCCGATGCGATCAAGTCACTGGCGAGTGTCGAAGTTGATAAGCGACATGTCGAAGTCCCGAGCGTCAGCAAGATTGGTGACTATACGGCAGAAGTTGAACTACATCCAGAAGTAAAAATTTCGGTTGAGTTCTCAGTTGTAGCAGCTGAAGCGGCTGAGTAG
- a CDS encoding protein tyrosine phosphatase family protein — MSFEQLSEIEAFVPVSPQLATSGQPTSAQFEVIKAAGYEAVVNLAMPTSSNWVPEEPEILANLGLDYFPMPVLWENPTLEDFDQFCAVLEQNQERKLWVHCAKNMRVSAMVYLYNRVRAKLPHEVAWRYVEPVWQPNPVWFGFIEATIELYEL; from the coding sequence ATGTCCTTTGAGCAGTTGTCAGAAATTGAAGCATTTGTCCCAGTTTCACCCCAGTTAGCAACGTCGGGGCAGCCGACATCGGCCCAGTTTGAGGTGATTAAGGCCGCAGGTTACGAGGCGGTGGTGAATCTTGCGATGCCGACATCGAGCAATTGGGTTCCCGAAGAGCCAGAGATTTTAGCGAACTTGGGTTTGGACTATTTCCCGATGCCGGTGTTGTGGGAAAATCCTACCCTAGAAGATTTTGATCAATTTTGTGCGGTGCTAGAGCAGAACCAGGAACGTAAGCTGTGGGTGCACTGTGCGAAGAATATGCGCGTGTCAGCCATGGTGTATCTCTACAATCGCGTGCGCGCGAAACTTCCCCATGAAGTTGCCTGGCGCTATGTTGAGCCGGTGTGGCAGCCGAACCCGGTGTGGTTTGGGTTTATTGAGGCGACGATCGAACTATATGAGTTATAG
- a CDS encoding Spy/CpxP family protein refolding chaperone, producing MKNLTAPILALTLLLGSVAVQPKVEAQSAAPTAPKISLSAAQKTKIDQIRQDSRSQIQRLFSRKQTETYATLRKRGIPAAQAVEMIDLSRSRRDQLRRILTKSREQIVKVLGQS from the coding sequence ATGAAAAATCTGACCGCACCCATTCTGGCGCTGACGCTGCTCCTCGGCAGCGTCGCCGTACAACCAAAAGTCGAGGCCCAATCCGCCGCACCAACAGCGCCCAAAATCAGCCTCTCCGCAGCTCAAAAAACCAAAATCGATCAGATCCGCCAGGACAGTCGCAGCCAAATTCAACGCCTGTTCAGCCGGAAACAGACCGAAACCTACGCAACATTGCGCAAGCGCGGCATCCCTGCCGCCCAAGCCGTTGAAATGATTGATCTCAGTCGCAGTCGGCGCGACCAACTCCGCCGCATCTTGACCAAAAGCCGTGAACAGATCGTCAAGGTTCTCGGACAATCCTAG